A segment of the Carassius carassius chromosome 21, fCarCar2.1, whole genome shotgun sequence genome:
atcagataaATCCGATCCAATTGAGAAGTCAAAGGTTTTGGTGCAGTTTCCAAGCAGTGAGCGATTCAAACCATCCTACGTCCATAGGTTGATAATATATGACATATGAtatgacaaaataataattaattcttcataattaaaataaattttaataaattatatattattttttttaagctttggcATGACAGAGAACTACTTTGTATTCGTTGAGACTCCAGTGAAGATCAATCTGCTGAAATTTCTGACTTCCTGGAGTATCAGAGGAACAAATTACATGGACTGCTTTGAGTCAAATGACAAAATGGGTGTAAGTCAGAGCTTACTGGCATTATATTATGCTGGAAATGTTAATTATATGTTTGGAAAacgaaaacaacaacaataaaaaatgctCTGGGTATTTTGTGCGGTAACTCATCCTCATCATTTGGTTGCATTCCCAGACATGGTTTCATCTTGCAACCAAGAATCCTGGAGAATACATTGACCACAAATTCAGAACATCTGCCTTTAATCTTTTCCATCACATTAACTGTTATGAGGACAAAGGCTTTATCATTGTTGACCTTTGCACTTGGAAGGGGTAAGACtgcttgttttttatatttattaaagcaTTAGCTAGGCTAATATCTCAAAATGGCCAAATAACAGACCAACTAACAAAACACATGCATTTGATAATGGCAGTAAACATGGCCAGAAGAGAGCTCAAAAATAGACCATGGTGATCATCTGTGGTCCCCTTTCTTTGGATGACAGGCATGATTTTGTGTATAATTATCTATATTTGGCAAACGTGAGGCAAAACTGGGAGGAAGTAAAAAAAGCAGCCATGAGAGCTCCACAGCCCGAGGTGCGGCGATATGTGCTTCCACTGGACATTCACAGGGTAAGAGATATCACGATCCTACTATTAGATTGAATTCAGTTAGTTTTTGTCTTTCCAGTGCAAAAGTGCTTCCTTCGTACAGCAGTCATTCCTTTGTTGTTTTTGCAGGAAGAGCAGGGAAAGAATTTGGTTTCGCTTCCATACACCACAGCGACTGCTGTCATGTGCAGTGATGGAACTGTTTGGCTTGAACCTGAGGTTCTTTTCTCTGGACCGCGTCAAGGTAAATAGTCAACACCTTCCTTATTTGGAAACGGTCATTATTACAGCTGAGAAATTATAGATTTTATAACTGAATAAAAGTCAGATAAAAAAGAGAGATTGAAAGAATGTTCCTCTTTgggttgtgtttgtgtttcagctTTTGAGTTTCCTCAGATCAACTACAAAAAATACTGTGGGAAAAGTTACACCTTCGCTTATGGACTTGGACTAAACCACTTCGTTCCAGACCGGGTGGGTGTGACATGATACTGAAAACATTTTCCATGTTCAGCATTTGCTGCATGTGTGATTGGTGTcgttttttggggggttttagATTTGCAAGTTGAATGTGAAAAGCAAAGAAACATGGATATGGCAGGAGCCAGATGCCTATCCATCCGAACCACTGTTTGTGCAAAGCCCTGATGCTAAAGATGAAGATGATGGTATTCCACATCTGTTACTAAACAGAACATATATTATGAATCTTTTTATTATCCCAAAATAATGAGGTTTTTATTCTGGTTTTTCTCAGGTGTTCTTCTGAGTATTGTAGTGAAACCGGGAGTCACCCAGAGGCCAGCATTCCTCCTCATACTCAATGCCACTGACCTGACAGAAATAGCACGTGCAGAGGTTGATGTCATGATTCCTGTCACTCTCCATGGAATGTACAAACCTTAAAGGATCATTGCATTTCAGACTATACTTTAAAATTGATTATTGTTTAGTgtacatgtacatttttaatgtaaacaGTGTGATTGTTGCTATTTTAAATGGGCCAGTTATATGACCGAATATGCTTGTAATGCAACAGCTTTATGATAAACATGTacagtaagaaaaataaaatttctaCTAAAGCATTTATAAACAATGATTTAATCATAAGTAAAATTCCATCTTTCCAAACAGGTTTATTTTACATCAGTCAGAAAATAACGATAATAAGGCATCACTGCTGATTACAGCCTTTAAAATCGATATGTGCTTGACACTAACACTGTTAGTTTATTACTTTAGTAAAACAACTTGTACAAGTTTATAAAGTTCACTGAGGTTTCTGCAGAGGTAGAGTTACAGTCGAAGTAAAGGAGTCCTCATTTTCTCTCTGGACAATTGATACTCTTGTTGCTTAATGATTTTCAGACACTTGCTCAAAACCTAAAAAGGAACAGAGGCATGTATATTATAAAGCTTTGATTTCCAAACTTGAGAGCTTTttgaaattttattataattaaaactatTAACTATTTTATAACAAAAGATATGAGCAAATGTTTTAAGCTAACAacagggaaaaaatatatttgggcAGTTAAACCACAtctaaatatattaatgtaattcaattagataacaaaatatcaataagttgtatttattttaaataagtatttcagGTTAGGAACACTAGTTAATTCTAGTTTCTATCTCTTAGGTTTACTATAAGATGCCACTAAAACCCCTTAATAGCCGTTTTTCATTATGGCCTTCCAGTGAACAGTCTAGTGCTctgtgctatttatttatttattttttgtctgaaaTTTGTAACGTAAAAGATGAATTACCCCATTTATCatttattgtagaaaataaaaagggaaaattaaACCAGTGTTCATATTTGTATAGCAAAAGTACAAACCGGTTAAGCAATATTTCTAAAGCAAAAGTAGACATCCAAGATTCAACCAcatagaaatgaaataaaattaatttgttagcTCTTTTACCTTTCTGGTGTCTTGAGGTAGAATAACACCATCATCCCACAGTCTGCCGGTGGAAAAGAATGCTGAACTCTCTTCCTCCAACCTTCACAggaacatatatacatatatatatttaatttatgcatttttaatacatctttaaataaaaacagtcatGAACCTTAAACATATCTGTCACTAATATATTTGACATCCTGTTACATTGGCTCTTACATCTCATTAATCTGTGTGATTTCCTCTTGAGTCTGCACAAATGTATCCGAGTGGCCTGGGGCCAAAATCGACACTCTCGCATTGGGCCACAGGAACAGGAAATTGGGGTCAAAAGCCCTTccacactaaaaaataaaataaaagaaaaaatacaaaaaattcagaaagattttacattttaactacaCTAcgtgttttttttagattaaagatCTAGATCTAGATCAAAATAACAGATTTCTATACTGACCATAGCATAGCTTTCACCTCCATGACATCCTCCAATAACCACAGTAATTTTAGGAACAGAAGCACAAGCCACAGCAGACATCATGGAACCCTGAGCCTTCAGTCTGTTAGTGTTGGACTCAGCCTAAGAGAGATGGGAAAGAAAATGAGTGGATGGCATGTAACTACTGAAAACTATTACACTTTCCTGTGTATCACgtgtattttaaatgaaattacaaGTAATATGATTTCTCTTTTAAAGAATCGTTGTTGGGAAGTCTGCATATACGTAAATGTCTTTTGATGTACCTTGGTTTGAGAGAATGTGTGTGCAGGTTCTGGTGCTGTGTTTTGCAGGAAGATGAGAGGAATGTCCCTCTGATCACACAGCTGAACAAAATGACTGCCTTTCAGGGAAGCTTCATATGTCAGCTCTCCGTTATTTGCCACGATTCCAACCTGATgactaaagataaaaaaaagaaaaaatttttttgcatgttCTCAAGAAATCATAACTGCCGTTTGCCAATGCAAAAACTCCTCTGCTAATATATTCTGGGTGGTTGTTAAGCTGTGGTTTTTAGAGCATGTAACTATGCAGTACCCAGGGACTTCTGGGTGGTTTCTTACTGACTGAAGtggaaaaagaataaaatataaataaatattttaatataataaaaaaagaataacacCTCTTCTCAACAAACCACATAATTAAAGGTACAattcatgtctgtagcacaaacGATGCaggataaaaacaatatatatatgatTGCCATAGCAAGCATTGCcaattaaataaagataaaagtacaaattgaatataaaataacaaaactaatcAGTTTAACAATAAAGTAGTGTTTATTCAGCATAAGATAACCCTCAATAACAGTGTTATCTCTGAAGTAGATTTATCCTTTTGGTAGGAGATTCAAATTGCCACAACAACAAAGTAGATTTCAAAAGATGTTCTTTGTGTGATCAAATAAAAGATGCTTGAAGAGACCAAGATTCCTTCTCTTAATCCACATCCTGCTCAGATCTGATTGGTCAGACATACAAAAGCAGGAATATTAGATTTTCAGGTTAACAGGGTTAGCtgtttaatcttttcatttaacatTGTACTGTCTACCATTTTTCTGTCAAGGCAGTGTCCTGATGAGATGACCTTGAAATAAGTTACCGTATTTttaggactataagtcgcacataagtataagtcgcatcagtccaaaaatacgccatgacgaggaaaaaacatatataagtcgcactggacaataagtcgcatttatttagaaccagtaaccaaaagaaaacattaccgtctacagccgcgagagggcgctctatgttttcaggggtAGACAagaggagcactgagcagcatagagcgccctctcgtggctgtagacggtaatgttttctcttggttcatttctcttggttcatgtcaaataattttttgataaataagtcgcaggaccagcaaaactatgaaaaaaaagtgcgacttatagtacggaaaatacggtatgcGCTTAATATTTtaacagaggggggggggggggggagtattTTCAGTTCAAATTGCATTTACACAACAATCAAAACACCTCACCTTTTTTCTAATAACAAATGAACTAAAAACATGCTCCAAAAGCTATTACCCTTCAATTCTGGCAAACCCTGTCAGGAGTGGGGTGCCGTAACGGGCCTTGAACTCCTGAAACCGACTACCATCAGTCAGTCGACTCACAACCTAAACAGTATAAAGAAAGAAATGAGTAAATGAACACCCACAAATCATGTGATAGTAGAAATCTGAAAtggtgcatgtgcatgtgtcttTACCAGTCTGATATCCATGCTGTGATTGTAGCAATGCGGTGCAAGGCCCATGAGATCATCCACGTTGTACAGGGGCTCCTCAGCCTGAGCGCTTTCCTCCTCTGGGAGCTCATAATTTAAGGTGGAGATGATGTTTCTGGTACACTCATATGCTTCATTCTCTGCTGCAGCAAAATGGTCCACACAGCCACTTACTCTAGTGATATAGACAAGGAGGCAAAAATCTGTACAGGATGCATTTATAGTATTGTTGCAATATTgagttatatattattaaaattactttttatttgaaaataacaaTTTGATAATAAAATGTCATCTTATTTAATAGTATGGtcaactatattatatatatttttttaacattaatatgctttttttataattctgtttttaatagaggaATGCACttacgttttgtgtgtgtgtgtgtgtgtgtgtgtgtgtgtgtatgtatatatatatatatatatatatatatataatttatttatttgttatgaatCTAATTGCTttacaaatgttttaatattctaTGCTGCTTTAAATATCCCCAAAAACTTGACTGCCAATCAGTTAAGCAAAGCAGGATGGTTTTGGTCTTTGTTAACCGCCAcattttcttcattatttttatttatcattcaatAACATGGTTGTGGACAACATACagggattgaaaaccactgctctggagataaaaatttaagaaaaaaactattaaagGTAGGAAACAGCATACTCTGAGTGCAGCCTGGCTCCTCCCAGGTCCTCTGGGGAAACCTCCTCTCCAGTTGCAGCTTTCACCAGTGGTGGACCCCCCAAAAATATTGTTCCTATCCTGTGGACAATCACCGCCTCCTCAGACATAGTGGGGACATAAGCACCTCCAGCTGTGCATGAGCCACACACTACTGCCACCTACAGGTTATCATATCACATCATATTACATCAAACATTTAGCATTACAAAAAAACATAAGAATAACACAGAAAACTGGGAAtggatatttgtttttaaataagaatGTTTTGCATGCATCTTTTATTACCTGAGGAATCTTCATTGCTGACATAACTGCTTCATTGAAAAAGGTGCGACCTCCATGGTTGCTATCGGGAAAGATCTCTGACTGTTGATAAAGCAGTTGCGCAACCATTAATGCATCATTAAGAGATAACAGAGTTCGCCATGGCAATAAATGCAAGTTACCTGAAGAGGCAGAAATGCGCCACCACTGTCCACCAAGTAAACAGAGGGCAAACGATTCTGCATGGCCACAACCTGCGCCCTGAGCTGCTTTTTAACTGTGATGGGATACGCTGTACCTCCTTTCACCGTGGCGTCATTAGCAATGAACACGCACCAAAGTCCATTAATTTTACCGATTCctgtagaaaaaataaataacactgttaCTAAGGAAGCAGTTTGAGAGGAACCCCTATGcccaaatattttaatatcaatCCATGTCAAATGATTAAacctactaataataatataaagtctttttttttatatacatatatataataaagtcTAAATAATGTTATgtctaattataataatactaatcaACAAATAAACAACCCCTGGTGAAGTGAAAAACACAATTCAAAGAAAGGAGAATATGTAATTATGAATATCATATAAATGCCGATTAGTAGCAATATTACAACCTTCATTTAAATAAGCCTCTCAAAGAAGAATGACTGAAATTCAGATTCTGATCTCCTTTTAATGCCTAATTCTgtattctttaatttattttttattaaccacaattaataaatgataaaaccTTTCACTGTATTATGTAGTGTATTACCTGTGAGACAGCCAGCTGATGGGATGTCTCCATAGGGCAGACCAAGTCCAGCAAAAGGAGAAAGTTCTAAATAATCTTCGTCATCCAGCAGCATGCGGAGTCTGTCACGAACGAGGACCTTTCGATTCCTCAGCGTATGCCGCGCTATGGCATTTTCACCACCACCCTTCATTATTTTTTCCTTGTGCTCAAGGTATCTGTTGAAACAACACAAGGTTATACAAGGTGGATATTACTTATGTGATGAAATTCATGATTAGGGAATAATATTGTAATGTAACTGCAGGGAGACCTTTAAAGCAAAGGAAACAGACTTACTTTTGCTGACAGATTAGGCTGTGCCTGAGATTGGCTTCATACACATGTCTGTGAACTGGATGAAATTCTCCATCTATAACTGGAAAGGCACTTGGCAG
Coding sequences within it:
- the LOC132097931 gene encoding retinal Mueller cells isomerohydrolase, which codes for MVSRLEHPAGGYKKIFESCEELAEPIPAHVSGKIPNWLTGSLLRVGPGLFEIGDEPFYHLFDGQALMHKFDLKDGHVTYYRRFMRTDAYVRAMTEKRIVITEFGTAAYPDPCKNIFSRFFTYFQGIEVTDNCLVNIYPIGEDYYACTETNYITKVDPDNLETIKKVDLCNYLSVNGVTAHPHTEPDGTVYNIGNCFGKNMSLAYNIVKIPPTQEDKSDPIEKSKVLVQFPSSERFKPSYVHSFGMTENYFVFVETPVKINLLKFLTSWSIRGTNYMDCFESNDKMGTWFHLATKNPGEYIDHKFRTSAFNLFHHINCYEDKGFIIVDLCTWKGHDFVYNYLYLANVRQNWEEVKKAAMRAPQPEVRRYVLPLDIHREEQGKNLVSLPYTTATAVMCSDGTVWLEPEVLFSGPRQAFEFPQINYKKYCGKSYTFAYGLGLNHFVPDRICKLNVKSKETWIWQEPDAYPSEPLFVQSPDAKDEDDGVLLSIVVKPGVTQRPAFLLILNATDLTEIARAEVDVMIPVTLHGMYKP
- the si:ch211-198n5.11 gene encoding methylcrotonoyl-coenzyme A carboxylase 2, with product MYCCMLRSFHIKRNKLIQLTRTSFSQNPQSWDTSSKLFSCTTYRCTHSPVSGSLWQQLTHRTHQPAASSRCMSSTVHRRRLPSAFPVIDGEFHPVHRHVYEANLRHSLICQQKYLEHKEKIMKGGGENAIARHTLRNRKVLVRDRLRMLLDDEDYLELSPFAGLGLPYGDIPSAGCLTGIGKINGLWCVFIANDATVKGGTAYPITVKKQLRAQVVAMQNRLPSVYLVDSGGAFLPLQSEIFPDSNHGGRTFFNEAVMSAMKIPQVAVVCGSCTAGGAYVPTMSEEAVIVHRIGTIFLGGPPLVKAATGEEVSPEDLGGARLHSEVSGCVDHFAAAENEAYECTRNIISTLNYELPEEESAQAEEPLYNVDDLMGLAPHCYNHSMDIRLVVSRLTDGSRFQEFKARYGTPLLTGFARIEGHQVGIVANNGELTYEASLKGSHFVQLCDQRDIPLIFLQNTAPEPAHTFSQTKAESNTNRLKAQGSMMSAVACASVPKITVVIGGCHGGESYAMCGRAFDPNFLFLWPNARVSILAPGHSDTFVQTQEEITQINEMLEEESSAFFSTGRLWDDGVILPQDTRKVLSKCLKIIKQQEYQLSREKMRTPLLRL